A single Paenibacillus sp. FSL R5-0517 DNA region contains:
- a CDS encoding MFS transporter, translated as MKLGHNARPDQNWLRALMFTIFGSTVLVVSYFQLYFSHLGFSRAEIGYLYGIGPLISVFSNMFWSMASDRYQTVRKVMIILLGGQLITGVMLANATTFGQVFVLVTLFYFFYYPVYPLSDTMAITTASKYGRNFTSIRVFGSIGYAFFALSIGYFLGSFGPAWTIWVCVGLAATTLLISFQLKDQPSGSSSKMDLSGLWAILKRREVLTFFGCVFLLAMGHRMNEAFLTITLKELGASEGLIGWSLLISSVSEIPIFLLLSKYGNRYKELPLIAFAALMYTVRLLLMSISDTPAAVVAIQTMHSVTFGIFYVTAVRYIIRLVPDGYRATGMALFTIVWSSASGLLSGTLGGLLLEHAGRQTFYLTAMAFSLAALIGFGLKLWSSMTNRVS; from the coding sequence ATGAAATTAGGTCACAACGCCCGCCCGGATCAGAACTGGCTGCGGGCTCTCATGTTCACCATTTTCGGTTCCACCGTTCTAGTGGTTTCCTACTTCCAGCTTTACTTCAGTCATCTTGGCTTCAGTCGGGCAGAGATTGGTTATCTCTACGGCATTGGTCCTCTCATCTCCGTGTTCTCCAATATGTTCTGGAGCATGGCCAGCGACCGTTACCAAACAGTACGCAAAGTGATGATCATTCTGCTTGGTGGTCAATTGATTACAGGAGTCATGCTCGCCAATGCAACAACCTTCGGTCAGGTATTTGTACTTGTCACCCTGTTTTACTTTTTCTATTATCCGGTCTATCCACTCTCGGATACGATGGCGATTACAACGGCCAGCAAGTACGGTCGAAATTTCACTTCCATTCGAGTCTTCGGATCGATCGGATATGCCTTCTTTGCATTAAGTATCGGGTATTTCCTTGGATCTTTTGGTCCAGCCTGGACGATCTGGGTTTGCGTTGGTCTTGCGGCCACTACACTGTTAATCAGTTTTCAATTGAAGGATCAACCTTCGGGAAGTAGTAGCAAAATGGATCTATCGGGGCTATGGGCTATTTTGAAACGCAGAGAGGTACTCACCTTTTTTGGCTGTGTATTCCTGCTCGCCATGGGACATCGGATGAACGAAGCTTTTCTTACCATCACGCTGAAAGAGCTGGGTGCCAGTGAAGGGCTGATCGGTTGGTCTTTGCTGATCTCTTCTGTAAGTGAGATTCCCATATTTCTGCTGCTCAGCAAGTATGGAAACCGTTATAAGGAACTGCCGCTCATTGCTTTTGCTGCGCTGATGTACACGGTTCGTTTGCTTCTGATGTCCATATCCGATACACCGGCAGCTGTCGTTGCCATTCAGACGATGCACAGTGTGACCTTCGGTATTTTCTACGTTACGGCAGTCCGTTATATCATTCGTCTGGTTCCGGACGGGTACAGGGCTACGGGTATGGCTTTGTTCACTATTGTCTGGTCCAGTGCTTCGGGACTGCTTAGCGGAACGTTGGGTGGACTGTTGCTGGAACACGCGGGCAGACAAACCTTCTATCTCACCGCTATGGCGTTCTCTCTGGCTGCACTGATCGGTTTCGGATTAAAGTTATGGTCCAGCATGACCAATCGTGTGTCTTGA
- a CDS encoding MATE family efflux transporter: protein MNTTSFSQKVKQFLIIFLPIFTTQIALSAMSFFDTNMSGKFSPADLAGVAIGTSLWMPVQTGLSGILIGITPVVSHLLGSKRNDQIGYNVIQALYLGIAVSLVVIGAGALLLGPILNGMPLEPHVAQVAFYFLCALAFGIIPLFGYTVLRSFMDALGQTRTTMFITLVSLPVNILLNYLLIFGRWGFPQLGGVGAGVATACTYWLIFLISLFFVHRMEPFAQYGIFRQWTRVSLAKWKELLKIGVPIGFATFFETSIFAAVTLMMSRFDTTTIAAHQAALNFASTLYMLPVSICMALTILVGFEAGAGRLKDAKQYSLLGIGGAIGLSLLTAIVLIVFGEQIAGVYSNDREVIALTQHFLIYAIFFQISDAIATPTQGALRGYKDVNPALIITFIAYWIIGLPVGYLTATYTSLGAFGYWIGLIAGLAVGATALLWRLFRIQKHAALRKA, encoded by the coding sequence ATGAACACAACAAGTTTTTCACAAAAAGTGAAGCAATTCCTGATTATATTTTTGCCCATCTTCACCACTCAAATCGCCCTCTCTGCCATGTCGTTCTTTGACACGAATATGTCAGGCAAGTTCTCCCCGGCTGACCTTGCAGGAGTCGCGATTGGCACAAGTCTGTGGATGCCAGTTCAAACTGGACTAAGCGGCATTCTAATTGGCATAACCCCCGTTGTCTCTCATCTGTTAGGTTCCAAACGTAATGATCAGATCGGATATAACGTCATACAGGCGTTGTATCTTGGCATTGCTGTCAGTCTAGTCGTTATCGGAGCCGGGGCCTTGTTACTTGGCCCTATACTAAACGGAATGCCTTTGGAACCTCACGTTGCCCAAGTGGCCTTTTATTTTCTGTGTGCACTCGCTTTTGGCATTATCCCACTCTTCGGTTATACCGTGCTGCGCAGCTTCATGGATGCACTTGGCCAGACGCGAACGACAATGTTCATTACACTGGTCTCGCTGCCCGTTAATATCTTGCTGAATTACCTGCTGATATTCGGCCGCTGGGGCTTTCCCCAACTGGGCGGCGTTGGTGCTGGAGTCGCTACAGCTTGTACGTACTGGCTCATCTTTCTCATTAGTCTCTTTTTTGTCCATCGGATGGAGCCTTTCGCTCAATACGGTATTTTCCGTCAGTGGACCCGCGTATCCCTGGCCAAATGGAAAGAGTTACTCAAGATCGGGGTTCCGATTGGATTCGCGACTTTTTTCGAAACGTCCATCTTCGCTGCGGTGACTTTAATGATGAGCCGATTTGATACCACAACGATCGCTGCCCATCAGGCGGCTCTGAACTTCGCTTCTACGCTCTACATGCTGCCTGTGAGCATATGTATGGCTCTTACGATCCTTGTAGGTTTTGAGGCAGGTGCAGGGCGTCTGAAAGATGCCAAACAGTACAGTCTGCTCGGCATTGGTGGAGCCATCGGACTCTCCCTGCTGACAGCCATCGTGTTGATTGTGTTCGGTGAACAGATTGCAGGTGTGTACTCAAACGATCGAGAGGTCATTGCACTTACGCAGCATTTCCTCATTTACGCCATTTTCTTTCAGATCTCGGATGCCATTGCTACACCGACCCAGGGAGCATTGCGTGGCTACAAAGATGTGAATCCGGCACTAATCATTACGTTCATAGCTTATTGGATTATTGGCTTGCCTGTTGGTTATCTAACGGCTACATATACTTCTCTCGGTGCCTTTGGATACTGGATCGGACTCATTGCCGGCCTTGCTGTAGGAGCAACAGCGCTTCTCTGGAGACTCTTTCGGATACAAAAACATGCCGCACTGCGCAAGGCGTAA
- a CDS encoding lipopolysaccharide assembly protein LapA domain-containing protein — protein MKMQWALIAGLVFALLTGIFAVINVDSVQVNLLFSTVQIPLILLILGCTLIGGIIVGSYGIYRQYRLQRENKQLKLRVSELESSATSNSSFDSFKSMDSLDSTEPDSLLENDSIQSQRKGNPTGTL, from the coding sequence ATGAAAATGCAATGGGCACTCATAGCAGGTCTTGTTTTTGCACTGCTCACAGGAATCTTTGCGGTTATTAACGTTGATTCTGTTCAGGTTAACCTGTTATTTAGCACGGTTCAAATCCCGCTGATTTTGCTGATCCTCGGCTGCACCCTGATCGGTGGGATTATTGTAGGTTCATATGGCATCTATCGCCAATACCGACTGCAACGCGAGAACAAGCAATTGAAATTGCGTGTATCTGAATTGGAAAGTTCGGCTACAAGCAACTCTTCGTTCGATTCATTCAAATCGATGGATTCGCTTGACTCAACTGAACCGGACAGCCTATTGGAGAATGATTCGATCCAGAGTCAGCGCAAAGGAAATCCTACCGGGACATTGTGA
- a CDS encoding YitT family protein yields MPKIIWHSLVIILGAAAIACGFNWFLVPHQLLSGGVSGISMLLGYFTTLNLSIMYFVLNIPLLIAGWFILGRRFITLSILSVAATSWFIALLPVFAVATDPLLSSVFGGVLIGMGTGVSFRVGGSTGGLDIVGSIFTRKRDFPIGTVMAGMNGSIIMLAGYLSDNWNTALASMVSIYITGKVLDLIHISHVKVTLYIITNETEAMLKKLLVRPRGVTKIKTQGAYTDIEKDMLMTVTTRYELVEIKRIIKDTDPNAFVNIVETVGVMGSFRRS; encoded by the coding sequence TTGCCCAAAATAATTTGGCACTCTTTAGTGATCATTTTGGGTGCCGCAGCTATTGCTTGCGGCTTTAACTGGTTCTTGGTCCCCCATCAGCTTTTAAGCGGCGGGGTATCCGGTATTTCAATGCTTCTGGGTTATTTTACAACGTTGAATCTTAGTATAATGTATTTTGTTCTTAACATTCCCCTGCTCATTGCAGGTTGGTTTATTCTTGGACGTCGTTTCATTACATTAAGTATTCTCTCGGTAGCAGCCACTTCTTGGTTCATTGCGCTTCTGCCTGTTTTTGCTGTGGCTACAGACCCTTTGCTTAGTTCTGTATTTGGCGGTGTACTCATTGGAATGGGCACTGGCGTTTCCTTCCGCGTCGGCGGCTCCACAGGAGGACTCGACATTGTTGGGTCCATTTTCACACGTAAACGAGACTTTCCGATTGGTACAGTGATGGCCGGCATGAACGGTTCGATTATTATGCTTGCAGGATACCTGAGTGACAATTGGAATACAGCGTTGGCCTCCATGGTATCCATTTACATCACGGGCAAGGTGCTTGATCTGATCCATATCAGTCACGTCAAGGTAACCCTGTATATTATCACAAACGAAACCGAAGCCATGTTAAAAAAATTACTTGTTCGGCCTCGTGGAGTTACCAAAATTAAGACTCAGGGAGCATACACGGATATTGAAAAGGACATGCTCATGACCGTTACCACCCGCTACGAGCTGGTTGAAATTAAACGAATTATCAAGGATACCGATCCAAATGCTTTTGTTAACATAGTGGAAACGGTTGGTGTTATGGGCTCATTTCGCAGAAGTTAA
- a CDS encoding putative glycoside hydrolase — protein MNMFLALLAMAFGSFGGTPAAADQGNPQFQSLTNSFNTAIIQSQKDQVVIDADNPPAKMDPQPDAPVVKGIYVTAYSAGGARMKELLELTDSTELNAMVIDIKDDLGYITYPTENKALQKMGKSQPFIRDIDALMKRLQKHDVYPIARVVVFKDTILAKKNPELSFRNKDGSVWANGKGDSFVNPYSKEVWDYNIEIAKEAAKLGFKEIQFDYVRFPEGFETRADVLKYTKSDKSRVDVVAEFVQYARKELAPLGVRVSVDIFGYAASVPAAEGIGQDFVKISENVDVISPMVYPSHYSTGWYGVKDPDKDPYTTIKGSMEDTHKKLDPTKELKPVIRPWIQDFTASWLGSGHYIKYGKKQVEDQIRAMKDMDVHEYLLWNASNRYTSGVQYE, from the coding sequence ATGAACATGTTTTTGGCTTTATTGGCTATGGCCTTTGGAAGCTTTGGTGGTACCCCCGCAGCAGCGGATCAGGGAAACCCCCAGTTCCAATCGTTAACCAACAGTTTTAACACCGCAATCATCCAATCTCAAAAAGATCAGGTCGTTATTGATGCTGATAACCCACCTGCCAAAATGGATCCTCAACCTGACGCACCTGTGGTCAAAGGTATTTACGTCACAGCCTACAGCGCTGGCGGGGCACGTATGAAAGAATTGCTGGAACTGACAGACAGTACCGAACTGAATGCCATGGTCATTGATATCAAAGACGATCTCGGATACATAACTTATCCCACAGAAAACAAAGCGCTACAGAAAATGGGCAAATCCCAACCCTTTATTCGGGATATCGATGCCTTGATGAAACGGCTGCAAAAACACGATGTCTACCCGATCGCACGTGTCGTTGTATTCAAAGATACGATTCTTGCCAAGAAGAATCCAGAGCTTTCCTTCCGAAATAAGGATGGATCTGTATGGGCCAATGGCAAAGGCGACAGCTTCGTGAATCCGTACAGCAAGGAAGTGTGGGACTATAATATCGAGATTGCAAAGGAAGCGGCCAAACTTGGATTCAAAGAAATTCAATTCGATTACGTTCGTTTCCCGGAAGGTTTCGAAACTCGGGCCGATGTACTGAAATATACCAAGTCCGACAAGTCACGGGTCGATGTTGTGGCTGAATTCGTGCAATATGCACGCAAGGAGCTCGCGCCGTTAGGTGTTCGTGTCTCAGTGGATATTTTCGGTTATGCCGCTTCTGTACCTGCAGCTGAAGGCATTGGACAAGATTTTGTGAAAATATCCGAAAATGTGGACGTCATCTCTCCGATGGTATACCCTAGTCACTATTCAACGGGATGGTATGGAGTGAAGGACCCTGACAAAGATCCTTACACCACCATTAAGGGCTCCATGGAAGACACACACAAGAAACTGGACCCTACCAAAGAGCTCAAACCCGTCATTCGTCCGTGGATTCAGGACTTCACGGCAAGTTGGCTTGGAAGTGGGCATTATATCAAGTATGGCAAGAAACAAGTGGAAGACCAGATTAGAGCGATGAAAGACATGGATGTGCATGAATATCTGCTCTGGAATGCGTCCAATCGTTATACATCCGGTGTACAATATGAGTAA
- a CDS encoding multi antimicrobial extrusion protein MatE yields MSSSESLSWRRLFSFFVPLGISASLVTISHVIINSTLARSAHPETVIASYAIAGSLLTLTERPSTLLRQTCSALVRDRLSFQALTFVTKIFLACVLLIGFLIVYSPVGTGVFKYLFGVSPDLLNKVIDVYEILMYVSIFSVIRNIYQGIIITNNRTKWLTIGMIFRLAGMYGLSLYFIYTDSIDSGRVGAIIFAAGMMIEALVSFLEGNSIKRKMPAKLEDHPVESRGDVFRFYKPLLLSSFVALFIGPVINIVLGKTTGIALAISSFAIASSLMQLMLSFFTYIHQIVLNFYLVDAKLVRKFALVTGFIPFAIMVSIAYTPLGPWVLENVMSVQGELLKQSLWTLRAFVLFPLIFPFLDFSNGIILLRGQTKTMFRSQTANAICTVIVLLILVSIFPAWNGMIGAVAQSLGLLAELIIVWLVIRRTQKEPTMSVPPTGKSTTLKG; encoded by the coding sequence ATGTCGTCAAGTGAATCACTTTCGTGGAGACGGTTATTTTCTTTTTTTGTGCCACTTGGCATTTCCGCCTCTCTCGTCACCATTTCTCACGTCATTATAAACAGTACATTAGCACGTTCCGCTCATCCCGAGACGGTGATTGCCAGCTATGCCATCGCCGGTAGCTTGTTAACCCTCACGGAACGCCCCTCCACCCTGCTGCGGCAAACCTGTTCCGCACTGGTTCGCGATCGCCTATCCTTTCAGGCCCTCACGTTTGTGACCAAAATATTTCTTGCCTGTGTACTTCTTATTGGTTTTCTGATCGTATATTCTCCCGTGGGTACCGGGGTGTTCAAATATCTGTTTGGTGTAAGTCCTGATCTGCTGAACAAAGTCATCGACGTATATGAAATTCTCATGTATGTGAGTATCTTCTCAGTGATCCGCAACATCTATCAGGGGATCATCATTACGAATAACCGAACCAAGTGGTTAACCATCGGCATGATATTCCGTTTAGCCGGCATGTACGGCCTATCCCTGTATTTCATCTACACAGACAGCATTGACAGTGGACGTGTAGGCGCTATCATTTTTGCTGCGGGCATGATGATTGAAGCGCTGGTCAGCTTTTTGGAGGGAAACAGCATTAAGCGCAAGATGCCAGCCAAGCTTGAGGATCATCCCGTCGAGAGCAGGGGAGACGTATTTCGCTTTTATAAACCGCTGCTGCTATCCAGCTTTGTAGCCCTGTTTATAGGCCCCGTCATTAACATCGTACTTGGCAAAACGACCGGGATTGCACTGGCCATTTCATCGTTTGCCATTGCAAGCAGTCTGATGCAGTTGATGCTAAGCTTCTTTACATACATTCATCAGATCGTGCTCAATTTCTACCTTGTGGACGCCAAACTGGTACGAAAATTTGCACTTGTCACCGGATTTATTCCGTTTGCGATAATGGTGTCGATTGCCTATACCCCCTTGGGGCCCTGGGTACTTGAAAATGTCATGAGCGTTCAGGGTGAGCTGTTAAAACAAAGTCTGTGGACACTACGTGCGTTCGTGTTATTTCCGCTGATCTTCCCTTTTCTGGATTTCAGTAACGGCATCATTCTGCTTCGCGGTCAGACAAAAACGATGTTTCGTTCGCAAACAGCGAATGCAATCTGCACGGTAATCGTGCTGCTTATACTTGTTAGTATTTTCCCTGCATGGAACGGCATGATTGGCGCTGTAGCGCAATCCCTTGGCCTGCTCGCCGAACTTATCATTGTCTGGCTTGTCATCCGGCGCACCCAGAAAGAACCTACGATGTCCGTGCCACCTACTGGTAAATCAACAACCCTGAAAGGGTAA
- a CDS encoding tetraprenyl-beta-curcumene synthase family protein, protein MSQSNRKRHQYPRGPLALMRGVYKYTIPETRKALNGWRAQAEAIPNEELRTQALASLKDKQFHCEGGTVYALADLPNRHILIPLIVSYQTISDYLDNLCDRSTSMDPDDFRLLHQSMLDAVDPEAIPVNYYALREEQDDGGYLRNLVTTCQELTRQLPGYASAKPQIQDLAGLYTDLQVYKHIKPELRETALLEWWSKHRHRTPQFRWNEFAAATGSTLGVFMLFLAASDDQLTEEQAASIHTAYFPHVCALHIMLDYLIDQDEDRIGGDLNFCNYYENVETMLDRIAFIVEMARSDVQKIPGSSFHRMIIEGLIAIYLSDPKVSEQQEVRVVSKRLMKNSPMTRIFFFIFSRWIRKNM, encoded by the coding sequence TTGAGCCAATCAAATCGAAAACGTCATCAATATCCGCGTGGACCGCTGGCATTGATGAGAGGGGTGTACAAATACACCATTCCGGAAACACGGAAGGCTTTGAATGGATGGCGTGCTCAGGCTGAGGCAATTCCGAATGAGGAATTGCGTACGCAGGCACTTGCCAGTCTAAAGGATAAACAGTTTCACTGTGAAGGCGGAACCGTCTACGCGTTAGCTGATTTGCCCAACAGACACATTCTGATTCCGCTGATCGTTTCATATCAGACTATTAGTGATTATTTGGACAATCTGTGCGACCGCAGCACATCGATGGACCCGGATGACTTTCGTCTTCTCCATCAATCTATGCTTGATGCGGTAGATCCCGAAGCAATTCCCGTCAATTATTATGCCCTCCGTGAGGAGCAGGATGACGGTGGATATCTGCGGAATCTGGTGACCACATGTCAGGAACTGACCCGTCAGTTACCAGGCTATGCGTCCGCCAAGCCCCAAATTCAGGATCTGGCAGGCCTATACACGGACCTGCAGGTATATAAGCATATCAAGCCGGAACTGAGAGAAACGGCACTGCTCGAATGGTGGTCGAAGCATCGTCATCGTACACCTCAGTTTCGTTGGAACGAATTTGCTGCTGCGACTGGCTCTACACTGGGCGTTTTCATGCTGTTTCTGGCTGCGAGTGACGATCAGTTGACTGAAGAGCAAGCGGCCTCGATCCACACGGCCTATTTCCCACATGTATGCGCATTGCACATTATGCTCGATTATTTAATTGATCAGGATGAGGACCGCATCGGGGGAGATCTCAACTTCTGCAACTATTATGAGAATGTAGAGACCATGCTGGACAGAATTGCTTTTATTGTGGAGATGGCACGCAGCGATGTGCAGAAGATCCCGGGAAGCTCCTTTCACCGGATGATCATCGAAGGACTGATTGCCATTTACCTGTCTGATCCCAAAGTCAGCGAACAGCAGGAAGTTCGCGTCGTATCCAAACGTCTGATGAAGAATAGTCCAATGACGAGAATATTTTTCTTCATTTTCAGTCGCTGGATACGGAAAAATATGTAA
- the pepF gene encoding oligoendopeptidase F produces MSQLLKRSEVPAEHSWKLEDLFADQKAWDQEYEEVSSLTKKASEFQGKLGQPDVLKSCFEFEDEISLKIERLFVYARMHQDEDTANPTYQNLSQKAQKLGVRVGEALSFVTPEILSLPDDQLDAFIANEKLSAYTFTLEEMKREKAHVLSQAEEALLAQVGNLSQAPQTIFSMLNNADLKFPRIKDEHGKEVELTHGSYIQFLENPNREVRERAFKAVYETYAKQKNTIAAALNANVTKNMFYANVRKYPSVMEMSLYGDNIPTDVYTNLVDTIHESLPLLHRYMNLRKKLLGVDQLHMYDLFAPLVDEYKMDITYDEAKQTVKDGLKPLGKDYADALQTGYDNRWIDIYENENKRSGAYAWGAYGTHPYVLLNHKDNLNSMFTLAHEMGHALHSHYSDTALPYRDAQYTIFLAEVASTTNEALLMDYLLNKSTDPKEKLYLLTYYADQFRTTVFRQTMFAEFEKIIHERAEQGEALTPQLLSEIYYDLNVKYHGKDMVVDKDIEMEWARIPHFYNSFYVYKYATGFSAATSFSKQILEEGQPAVDRYLGFLKSGGSDYSINILKKAGVDMSTPQPIREAMSVFKELIEQMEELTK; encoded by the coding sequence ATGAGTCAATTATTGAAACGTTCCGAGGTGCCGGCTGAGCATAGCTGGAAACTGGAAGATTTATTTGCCGATCAGAAAGCCTGGGATCAGGAATATGAAGAAGTATCGTCTTTGACCAAGAAGGCCTCCGAATTTCAAGGTAAACTGGGTCAACCTGATGTACTCAAATCTTGCTTCGAGTTCGAAGATGAGATCAGCCTCAAAATAGAACGCCTTTTTGTATACGCACGTATGCATCAAGATGAAGACACAGCTAATCCTACATATCAAAACCTGTCCCAAAAAGCCCAGAAATTAGGTGTACGGGTTGGTGAAGCACTCTCTTTTGTCACTCCAGAGATTCTCTCCCTTCCGGATGATCAGTTGGACGCGTTTATCGCCAACGAAAAACTCTCTGCTTATACGTTTACTCTTGAAGAGATGAAACGGGAAAAAGCGCATGTTCTTAGCCAAGCGGAAGAGGCTTTGCTTGCACAGGTAGGCAACCTTTCGCAAGCACCACAGACCATCTTCAGTATGCTGAATAACGCCGATCTCAAGTTTCCAAGAATCAAGGATGAACATGGTAAAGAAGTTGAGCTGACACACGGCAGCTACATTCAGTTCCTTGAGAATCCTAATCGTGAAGTTCGTGAACGTGCCTTCAAGGCGGTATATGAAACCTATGCCAAACAGAAGAACACGATTGCGGCTGCCTTGAATGCAAATGTAACCAAAAATATGTTCTATGCTAATGTTCGGAAGTACCCTTCCGTAATGGAAATGTCCTTATATGGAGATAACATCCCAACGGATGTGTATACGAATCTGGTAGACACGATTCACGAAAGCCTTCCGTTATTGCATCGTTATATGAACCTGCGCAAAAAGTTGCTGGGCGTGGATCAATTGCACATGTATGACCTGTTCGCTCCACTCGTAGACGAATACAAAATGGATATCACCTATGACGAAGCGAAACAAACCGTCAAAGACGGACTGAAACCACTCGGCAAGGACTATGCAGATGCATTGCAGACTGGATATGATAACCGCTGGATCGATATATACGAGAATGAAAATAAACGCTCAGGCGCATATGCCTGGGGCGCGTACGGCACTCACCCGTATGTCTTGTTGAATCACAAAGATAACCTGAACAGCATGTTCACCCTTGCTCATGAAATGGGTCACGCTCTGCATTCACATTACTCGGATACAGCACTTCCGTATCGTGATGCCCAGTACACCATCTTCCTAGCTGAGGTTGCATCCACAACCAACGAAGCGTTATTGATGGATTATCTGCTTAACAAATCAACAGATCCAAAGGAAAAATTGTATCTGTTAACTTATTACGCAGACCAATTCCGTACAACGGTATTCCGTCAGACCATGTTTGCTGAATTTGAGAAAATCATTCACGAACGCGCGGAACAAGGTGAAGCATTAACACCACAATTGTTATCCGAGATCTATTATGATCTGAATGTTAAATATCATGGTAAGGACATGGTTGTTGACAAAGATATTGAGATGGAATGGGCTCGTATTCCCCACTTCTATAACAGCTTTTACGTATATAAATATGCTACTGGCTTCTCCGCAGCGACCAGCTTCTCCAAGCAAATCCTGGAAGAGGGCCAGCCGGCTGTTGACCGGTATCTCGGTTTCCTGAAGAGCGGGGGCAGTGACTACTCCATTAACATTCTGAAAAAAGCAGGCGTGGATATGTCTACACCACAGCCAATTCGTGAAGCCATGAGTGTGTTCAAGGAATTGATTGAACAGATGGAGGAACTAACCAAGTAA
- a CDS encoding cold shock domain-containing protein yields MKGTVKWFNAEKGYGFISVEGGEDVFVHFSAIQGDGFKTLEEGQAVEFEITDGNRGPQAANVNKL; encoded by the coding sequence TTGAAAGGTACAGTTAAATGGTTTAACGCAGAAAAAGGCTATGGCTTTATTTCAGTTGAAGGCGGCGAGGACGTATTCGTACATTTCTCCGCAATCCAAGGAGACGGCTTCAAAACATTGGAAGAAGGTCAAGCGGTAGAATTCGAAATCACTGATGGAAACCGTGGTCCTCAAGCAGCTAACGTAAACAAACTGTAA
- the pfkA gene encoding 6-phosphofructokinase yields the protein MTAVKKIAVLTSGGDSQGMNAAVRAVVRSGLFHGLEVYGVQRGYQGLLNNDIFPMDLRSVGDIIQRGGTVLQSARCKEFYTAEGQQKGADILRARGIDGLVVIGGDGSYNGANKLSKLGINTMGLPGTIDNDISFTDYTIGFDTAVSIVVDAVNKLRDTMSSHERSSIVEVMGRHCGDIALHAGLASGAETILVPEVPFDMDEVADRMKANFAHGKRHSIIIVAEGVGKGEDVAKELMERCPTYEPRVTVLGHIQRGGTPTPFDRNLASRLGDFAVRSLIAGETDKGCGIIKGELTLTDIDKVVNTKKDFDMETYELAQRLSQ from the coding sequence ATGACAGCAGTAAAGAAAATCGCAGTGTTAACGAGCGGTGGTGATTCACAGGGGATGAACGCGGCCGTTCGTGCGGTTGTTCGCAGCGGACTGTTTCACGGTCTCGAAGTATATGGAGTTCAACGTGGATACCAAGGTCTCTTGAATAATGACATTTTCCCAATGGATTTGCGGAGTGTAGGGGATATCATCCAACGTGGGGGAACGGTCCTTCAATCGGCACGTTGCAAGGAGTTCTACACAGCTGAAGGCCAGCAAAAAGGTGCGGACATTCTGCGTGCACGTGGCATTGACGGTCTGGTTGTTATCGGTGGAGACGGTTCCTACAACGGAGCAAACAAACTGAGCAAACTGGGCATTAACACAATGGGTCTGCCAGGAACAATTGATAATGATATTTCATTCACCGACTATACGATCGGATTTGATACAGCTGTAAGCATAGTAGTTGACGCAGTAAACAAATTGCGTGATACGATGTCTTCACACGAACGTTCTTCCATCGTTGAGGTTATGGGTCGTCACTGTGGGGATATTGCTCTGCATGCCGGACTTGCTTCGGGTGCTGAGACCATTCTTGTGCCGGAAGTTCCGTTTGACATGGACGAAGTGGCAGATCGGATGAAAGCTAACTTTGCACATGGTAAACGTCACAGTATTATCATCGTTGCAGAAGGCGTGGGCAAGGGTGAGGATGTGGCGAAAGAACTGATGGAACGTTGCCCGACATATGAGCCGCGTGTAACCGTTCTGGGTCATATTCAGCGTGGGGGTACGCCAACACCTTTCGACCGTAACCTGGCGAGCCGTCTGGGCGACTTCGCTGTCCGTAGTCTGATCGCAGGCGAGACAGACAAAGGTTGTGGCATTATCAAGGGTGAACTTACCTTGACGGATATTGATAAAGTCGTTAACACGAAAAAAGATTTTGATATGGAGACTTACGAGCTTGCGCAACGTTTGTCCCAATAA